One Accipiter gentilis chromosome 11, bAccGen1.1, whole genome shotgun sequence DNA window includes the following coding sequences:
- the GNAT3 gene encoding guanine nucleotide-binding protein G(t) subunit alpha-3 encodes MGSGASSENKESARRSRELEKKLQEDAKREARTVKLLLLGAGESGKSTIVKQMKIIHKDGFTYQERMEFRPVIYSNAVQSILSIVKAMTKLGISYENPARIEDERKLCATATTLEDGDMSSELVELIKRLWRDGGTQACFARAAEYQLSDSAAYYLNDLDRLAMPDYVPSEQDVLHSRVKTTGIIETQFSFKDLNFRMFDVGGQRSERKKWIHCFEGVTCIIFCAALSAYDMVLVEDKEVNRMHESLQLFNSICNHQCFAATSIVLFLNKKDLFQEKITKVHLNICFPEYNGLNTFEDAGNYIKKQFLDLNIRKEDKEIYSHLTCATDTQNVKFVFDAVTDIIIKENLKDCGLF; translated from the exons ATGGGCAGTGGAGCCAGTTCTGAGAACAAGGAGTCAGCCAGGAGATCCAGGGAACTGGAAAAGAAACTCCAGGAAGATGCAAAGAGGGAAGCCAGGACAGTCAAACTACTACTATTGG GTGCTGGAGAGTCAGGAAAGAGCACTATTGTAAAGCAAATGAA GATCATCCATAAAGATGGTTTCACCTACCAGGAACGCATGGAGTTCAGACCTGTCATTTACAGTAACGCAGTGCAGTCTATCCTGTCTATCGTGAAAGCAATGACTAAGTTAGGAATCAGTTACGAAAACCCAGCTAGAATT GAAGATGAAAGGAAGCTGTGCGCCACGGCAACAACGCTGGAGGATGGCGACATGTCTTCTGAATTGGTTGAACTCATCAAACGACTGTGGAGGGACGGCGGGACGCAGGCCTGCTTCGCAAGGGCAGCGGAGTACCAGCTCAGTGACTCGGCAGCCTA TTACCTCAACGATTTGGACAGGTTAGCAATGCCAGACTATGTGCCTAGTGAGCAAGATGTTTTGCACTCCCGAGTGAAAACAACTGGGATTATAGAGACTCAGTTTTCATTCAAGGATTTGAACTTCAG GATGTTTGATGTGGGTGGACAGCGATCAGAGAGAAAAAAGTGGATTCATTGCTTTGAGGGAGTTACTTGCATCATATTCTGTGCTGCACTCAGTGCCTATGACATGGTTCTGGTGGAAGATAAAGAAGTG AACAGAATGCATGAAAGCCTTCAGCTGTTCAACAGCATCTGCAACCACCAGTGCTTTGCAGCCACTTCCATTGTgctgtttctaaataaaaaagacctctttcaagagaaaataacaaaagttCATCTGAATATCTGCTTTCCTGAGTATAATG GACTAAATACATTTGAAGATGCTGGAAATTACATCAAGAAACAATTCCTAGACTTGAACATAAGGAAAGAAGATAAAGAGATATATTCTCACTTGACATGTGCCACAGACACCCAGAACGTCAAGTTTGTATTCGATGCAGTCACAGACATAATAatcaaagaaaatctgaaagaCTGTGGGCTTTTCTAG